From the genome of Salmonella enterica subsp. houtenae serovar Houten:
ACTGTACCGATAACGTTAGCGTACGTAATCAACTTAACGCCGGGTGCTATACCGCGAAAGTGCCGCTCATCTCCGGCGCGGCGATCCGTATGGAAGGACAAGTTACCGTTTTTACGTATCGGGAAAACGAACCCTGTTATCGCTGCCTGAGCCGTCTGTTTGGCGAAAACGCTCTGACCTGCGTAGAGGCCGGGGTGATGGCGCCGCTCATTGGTGTGATCGGTTCGCTACAGGCAATGGAGGCCATTAAGCTGCTGACGCATTACGGTCAGCCCGCCAGCGGCAAAATCGTCATGTATGATGCCATGACCTGTCAGTTCCGCGAAATGAAATTGATGCGCAACCCCGGCTGTGAGGTCTGCGGGCAGTAGTCACTTTACGGATAAACATACCTAAGCACGGTTTATGACCGTGCTGTATCAACAGATCATTAAACAGCGCTTTAAGCTGGCTGTCATTAGCGCAACGCCATGCGGCATAATCTTAAACGCCATACCACAGCCTCAAACCGTGCGTTTAACGCCTCTCTGTCAGAACCTCTCCCTTCATTGATGCACATCAAAACAACTTTCATTCGAAAGTAATTTAATCTTTATATGAAACAAGAGAGGCCGTTTATGATCTTCAATATTCAGCGCTATTCTACCCACGATGGCCCCGGCATCCGTACCGTAGTATTTCTCAAAGGCTGTTCGTTGGGCTGTCGCTGGTGCCAGAACCCGGAAAGCCGCGCCCGCGCTCAGGATCTGTTATACGATGCGCGGCTCTGTCTCGGAGGATGCGACCTGTGCGCGCAAGCCGCGCCGGAAGTCATTGAGCGCGCGCTAAACGGCCTGCTCATCCATCGCGAGAAACTGACCGACGCCCATTTTTCCCCCCTGGCGCATTGCTGCCCCACACAGGCGTTAACCGTGTGCGGCGAAATAAAAAGCGTAGATGAGATCATGGCGACGGTACTGCGCGATAAACCTTTTTACGATCGCAGCGGCGGCGGTCTTACGCTTTCCGGCGGTGAACCGTTTATGCAGCCGGAACTGGCGGCAGAGCTGTTTAAAGCCAGCCATGACGCCGGTATTCATACTGCGGTTGAGACCTGTCTGCATGTCCCATGGAAATACATTGCGCCCTCGCTGCCTTATATCGATCTGTTTCTGGCTGATTTGAAACATGTCGCCGACGGGCCGTTTAAGCAGTGGACCGATGGCAGCGCCTCGCGAGTGCTGGCAAATCTCAGGAAACTCGCCGCTACAGGCAAAAAAATGGTGATTCGCGTCCCGCTGATTCAGGGATTTAATGCCAATGAGGAGGCCATTAAAGCCATTACCGACTTTGCCGCCGACGAACTGCATGTCGGGGAAATTCATTTTCTGCCCTACCACACGCTGGGCATCAATAAATACCACTTACTCAGTCAGCCCTATCATGCCCCGGATAAACCACTGGATGCGCCCGCGTTACTTGATTTTGCCCAGCAGTACGCCCGCCAAAAAGGTTTAACCGCGACCCTACGAGGATAATTATCATGACCCAACTGAAACTGGACACGCTCAGCGACCGCATTAAGGCGCACAAAACCGCGCTGGTACATATCGTGAAACCGCCGGTCTGTACCGAACGCGCCCAGCATTATACCGAAATGTACCAGCAGCATCTGGATAAACCGATTCCGGTACGCCGCGCGCTGGCGCTGGCCCATCACCTGGCGGAACGCACTATCTGGATTAAACATGATGAACTGATCGTCGGCAACCAGGCAAGTGAAGTTCGGGCTGCGCCGATTTTCCCGGAATATACCGTCTCGTGGATTGAAAAAGAGATTGACGCCCTGGCGGACAGGCCCGGCGCGGGTTTTTCCGTAAGTGAAGAAAACAAACGTATTCTGCATGACGTCTGTCCGTGGTGGCGCGGTCAAACCGTCCAGGATCGCTGCTACGGCATGTTTACCGATGAACAAAAAGGGCTTCTGGCGACTGGCATTATCAAAGCCGAAGGCAATATGACCTCCGGCGACGCGCACCTGGCGGTGAACTTCCCGCTGCTGCTGGAAAAAGGCCTTGATGGCCTGCGCGATAAAGTCGCCAAGCGTCGCTCACGCATCAACCTGACTGTGCTGGAAGATCTGCATGGCGAGCAGTTCCTGAAGGCGATTGATATTGTGCTGGACGCGGTAAGCCAGCACATCACGCGCTTTGCCGTGCTGGCGCGCCAGATGGCGGGCGAAGAGACCCGTGAAAGCCGTCGTAAAGAACTGCTCACCATCGCGAAAAACTGCGAGGTGATTGCCCACGAACCGCCGCAGACCTTCTGGCAAGCATTGCAATTGTGCTACTTCATCCAACTGATTCTACAAATTGAGTCTAACGGTCACTCGGTGTCATTTGGTCGTATGGACCAGTATCTCTACCCCTACTATCGTCGCGATGTCGAGCTAAACCAGACGCTGGATCGTGAGCACGCCATTGAACTGCTACACAGTTGCTGGCTGAAACTGCTGGAGGTAAACAAGATCCGTTCCGGTTCGCACTCTAAAGCTTCCGCGGGCAGCCCGCTGTATCAAAACGTCACCATTGGCGGTCAGAATCTCATCAACGGGCAGCCAATGGACGCAGTGAATCCGCTGTCTTACGCCATTCTGGAGTCCTGCGGACGTCTGCGTTCTACCCAGCCAAACCTCAGTGTGCGTTATCACGCCGGAATGAGTAACGATTTCCTCGACGCCTGCGTCCAGGTCATCCGCTGCGGCTTTGGGATGCCGGCGTTTAACAATGATGAAATCGTCATCCCGGAATTTATCAGGCTGGGGATCGAACCGCAGGACGCTTACGATTACGCGGCGATTGGCTGTATCGAAACCGCCGTCGGCGGGAAATGGGGCTATCGCTGCACTGGCATGAGCTTTATTAACTTCGCCCGCGTCATGCTGGCGGCGCTGGAAGGCGGTCGCGACGCCACCAGCGGCAAGGTATTTCTGCCGCAGGAAAAGGCGCTTTCCGCAGGCAACTTCAACCATTTTGATGAAGTGATGGCTGCCTGGGATACCCAAATCCGCTACTATACGCGCAAATCGATCGAAATTGAGTATGTGGTCGATACCATGCTGGAAGAGAATGTCCACGATATTCTCTGCTCGGCGCTGGTAGATGACTGTATTGAGCGCGCGAAGAGTATCAAGCAAGGCGGCGCTAAATATGACTGGGTATCCGGTCTCCAGGTCGGTATCGCCAACCTGGGCAATAGCCTCGCCGCCGTGAAAAAACTGGTCTTCGAACAGGGTGTTATCGGTCAACAGCAGCTTGCCGCCGCGCTGGCCGATGACTTCGACGGGCTGTCCCATGAACAGTTGCGTCACCATCTGATTAACGGCGCGCCGAAGTACGGCAACGACGAAGATAGTGTCGATACCCTGCTGGCGCGCGCTTATCAGACCTATATTGATGAGCTGAAGCAATATCATAATCCGCGCTATGGTCGTGGCCCTGTCGGCGGCAACTATTACGCCGGTACGTCATCTATCTCAGCAAACGTGCCGTTTGGCGCCGCGACCATGGCAACCCCGGATGGTCGCAAAGCACATACGCCGCTGGCGGAAGGCGCAAGCCCTGCATCGGGTACGGATCATCTCGGCCCGACGGCGGTGATGGGTTCCGTAGGCAAATTACCTACCGGTTCAATTCTCGGCGGCGTGCTGCTCAATCAGAAACTGAACCCAACGACGCTGGAAAACGAATCCGACAAACAGAAGCTGATGGTTCTGCTAAGGACGTTCTTTGAGGTGCATAAAGGCTGGCATATTCAGTACAACATCGTGTCACGCGAAACGCTGCTGGATGCGAAAAAACATCCGGACCAGTACCGCGATCTGGTCGTGCGTGTGGCAGGCTACTCCGCCTTCTTCACCGCGCTGTCGCCGGATGCGCAGGACGATATCATCGCCCGTACCGAACATATGCTGTAATTTCCCCTGGCGCCATCGGGCAATATGTCCGAACTGCCTGATGGCGCTACGCTTAACAGGCCTACGCAGGCCTGTTAATCAGAAGGGAGCGGTGCCGTCAAGCACGGCCTGAATGACGTTGAGCGCGCCTTGATGGTTATTATCATCAGTGTGATAACGTGCAAGCGCTTTGATATTGCCAGCGGCATTGCCCATGGCAAAAGAGTAATGCGCCATTTTCAACATTTCCGCATCATTACCGCTGTCGCCAATGGCGACGACATGCTGTGGCGACCTGTTCCAGCGCTTTAAGAGACGACTGATACCATTCGCTTTATGCAGTCCCGGGATAATCAGGTCGATAAAACCGAAGCCGCTGGTGACGGGCTTCATGATGCCATCCAGAGATACGTGCAGTTTGTCGATAACCAGCGGAATTTGTTCATCGGGCAAATTCAGGGAAAACTTAAACAGGATATCGTCAATGTCGTGATAATCGTTTACCGGCTGCAGGCGGTGATAATGTTTAGCCATCAGCGCCACGAAAGTATCGGGAGCATTTTCGCTGACATAAGCGCTTTTCAGACCACAGGCGACGAAGTTAAGCGGCTTATCTTTCAGCAGTTCGCCAATCACAATACGTGATTCATGCCGGGTTAGCTCCCCGTGAAACAACTGTTTGCCATGCTCATACACCAGCGCGCCGTTTTCTGCGACGAAGGAAATTTCGTCTTTCAGTTCGGGGAAGAAGGAGATCAACTGGTAGTACTGATTACCGCTGGCGACCACAAATTCGATATTACGTTTTTTCAGTTCCTGATACTGCGCCATGAAGCGTACACGATCGTACTGCTTGGCATCGTCGAGAAAAGTGCCGTCCATATCGGTAACGACAACGTTAACGGTCATACTTAAGCTCCTGGCTGTAACTGCGACCAGAAACATTTTAATAACAGTGTGAGCAGAACCACAAATTTATTTCAAATGAAAAGTGGCTGAACGCAAGGAGTAGCCGCATAAGGCATTAAAGCGTCCGCCCCTCCTTACGTTTTCATCTCGCTCTCCTCCTTGTGATCCCCTGCAATATTTTAAACTTGCATTAACTTTATTTTAACTTAAAGTGTCATATGTAACTAATTTTACTTTCTAACGAAAGTTAGTGAGGTTGATATGACGATGTCTTTTACCCACGAAACGCTGCCCACCGACTCAAAAGCGGCCATTCGTCAGATGAAGCAGGCGCTACGCGCGCAAATCGGCGACGTGCAGGCGGTGTTTAACCGTTTGAGCGCCACCATCGCAGCCCGGGTGGCGGAAATTAACGATCTGAAGGCGCAGGGACAGCCAGTATGGCCGATGATCCCTTTTAGCGAACTGGCGATGGGCAACATTAGCGATGCCACCCGCGCCGAGGTTAAGCGCCGCGGGTGCGCGGTGATTAAAGGTCATTTTCCACGCGAACGTGCGCTGGCATGGGACCAGTCGATGCTCGACTATCTGGACAAGAATCATTTTGACGAGGTGTATAAAGGACCGGGGGATAATTTTTTCGGCACGCTGAGCGCCTCCCGGCCTGAAATCTATCCTGTCTACTGGTCGCAGGCGCAAATGCAGGCCCGCCAAAGTGAAGAAATGGCGCTGGCGCAGTCGTTCCTCAACCGCCTGTGGCAGGTAGAGAGCGATGGCAAGCGGTGGTTTAATCCTGATATCAGCATCATTTATCCGGATCGCATCCGCCGCCGCCCGCCGGGCACCACGTCCAAAGGGTTGGGAGCGCATACCGACTCCGGCGCGCTGGAACGCTGGCTGCTGCCTGCCTATCAGCAGGTATTCGCCAGCGTGTTTAACGGCAACGTCGAACAGTACGATCCATGGAACGCGGCGCACCGTACTGAAGTTGAAGAATATACGGTGGATAACACCACAAAATGCTCGGTATTTCGCACCTTCCAGGGCTGGACCGCGCTCTCTGATATGCTGCCCGGTCAGGGCTTACTTCATGTCGTCCCTATCCCGGAAGCGATGGCGTATATTCTGCTGCGCCCGCTACTGGATGATGTCCCGGAAGATGAATTATGCGGCGTCGCGCCGGGCCGGGTGCTACCGATTTCTGAACAGTGGCATCCTTTACTGATGGCGGCATTAACCAGCATTCCACCGCTGGAAGCCGGGGATTCCGTATGGTGGCATTGCGATGTTATCCATTCCGTCGCCCCCGTCGAAAATCAGCAGGGTTGGGGCAATGTGATGTACATTCCTGCGGCCCCCCTGTGCGAGAAGAATCTGGCCTATGCCCGCAAAGTGAAAACCGCGCTGGAGACAGGCGCGTCGCCGGGCGATTTCCCACGCGAAGACTATGAAACAACCTGGGAAGGGCGCTTCACGCTGCACGATCTGAATATTCACGGCAAGCGGGCATTAGGTATGGACATTTAACTATCATACAGCCCCTCATCTGTGACGACGGTGTGCCCTTTCCCCGGGCGCACCCGTCGTACCGACTCCCGTACCGCCAGACGCCCATGCAACAATAGCGAGCCGATGGGCGCATCGGGGCGAATTAGGCGCTGTTGCAGCATCTGCACCGCCTCCGCGCCCAGCTCGTCGCGTGGCACGTGCACCGCCGTAAGTGGAACATCTTCTATCGCCGCCAGATTAAACGCGTCAATACTCATAATTGAAACATCCTGCGGCACGCGCAGGCCGCGAAGACGTAACGCATTAATAGCGCCTGCCGCCATAAAATCACCGCCGACCAGCAAGGCGGTCGGTAACCGCCTCCCATCAGCTACATCCAGCCAGGCGCCAATCTTGTCTTCCGTTTCTTTAGCGCTGAAGTTGCTGATACTCAGTAAATCTCGCTCGTCCAGAAAATCCAGGTTGTGCTGCCGCCATGACTCTTTAATACCCGCCAGACGCTGTTCCATCGTGTAGCGGCGTAGGCACATAACGTTCATCACCTCCCGATGTCCCATTTCAAAGAGATAGCGGGCGGCAAAAGCGCCAATCAGACGATGGTCTGGCGCAATTAAAGGCAGCCGCATCCGATCATCGCGACAATTGATCAGTACGCACGGTTTAGCGAGATCCGCCGCCAGATCGTGAATGTGCGGATCGTCAATGCCAATCAGGATCGCCGCCTGGGTCTCCGCGTCATTCATTCTGGCCAGAAACAGCGCCGGGTCACTGTCGTTCTCTTCCAGCGCGCAGTAGCGCAGGCGTACTTCATGCGGCGCGAGCGCTTTACTGATGCTCTGGATTACGCGGTAGTAAAAAATGTCCAGTCGCTCATCAAACGCCCGCGGCGGCGCGAAAACAAGCAAATTGTTAAGCAACAGGCGGCCTGCGGCCATACCTTCCATGACTCCCAACTCGCGGGCGCAGGTCAGAACCTCTTTACGCGCGTGGACGCTGGTATTTGATTTCCCAGCCAGCACGCGCGACACCGTACTGGCAGACAGCCCGGTGCGCGCGGCAATTTCTGCGATTTTCAGCTTCTTTTCCATTTTGTGATCCACTTCAAATTCAGAAATGAAAGAAATTTCATAGCCAAAAAAACCCGGCTTGCCTGACCTGAAAAAGGTATTTGTACCCTAGCGTAGCGTGCGATGAAAAAACGTGCACAAAACCCGCTTTTCGGCGCTTTTTCACTCTCTTATTGTGAACTGGTAGAACAACCTCCCGCCAGAAACGGTGGAAGGTTTAAGAAATAAATCAATAAAAATCAAAAAATTAAACAATGTGGTGTGACAGTTTTATCAATAACTGTTCCACCGCGCCTTATACCATTCCGTGGAGACCCTTATGAGCCAGGGCATCAATAATGATATGGCCGCCAACAAGCCCCGCCGCGTAGTAAAAAATCTGCGCTGGTGGATGCTGATCCTCTTTTTGCTTGGCGTCACCGTTAATTACATCACTCGCAATTCGCTGGGCATTCTGGCGCCGGAGCTGAAAAGCAGTCTGGGGATCACCACCGAGCAGTATTCGTGGATTGTCGGCGCGTTCCAGCTAGCCTATACCTTGTTCCAGCCGCTGTGCGGTTGGCTAATTGACGTGATCGGCCTCAAACTGGGCTTTATGATCTGCGCCGGATTGTGGGCGCTGGCCTGCTTACTTCATGCCGGCGCTGGTAGCTGGTTACAGCTTGCTATTCTGCGTTTTTTTATGGGCGGCGCGGAGGCGGCTGCGACCCCGGCCAATGCTAAAACCATTGGCGAATGGTTCCCGAAATCCGAACGCCCTATCGCGTCGGGTTGGGCGGGCGTTGGCTTCTCGATCGGCGCAATGTTGGCGCCGCCCATCATTTACATTGCCCATGCATCTTTTGGCTGGCAGGGCGCGTTTATGTTTACCGGCGTACTGGCGATGCTGTGGGTCGTACTGTGGTGGATATTCTATAACACGCCGGATAACCACCCTAACCTGAGCCAGAGTGAACTGGACTATATTCACCAGGATAAGGAAGCCCCGGCGATAAAATTACCGTTCCTCGCTGCGCTGAAAACGGTCGCCAGGAATAAACGTTTCTATGGGATCGCCATCCCGGCTTTTATGGCAGAGCCTGCCTGGGCGGTGCTGAGCTTCTGGGTGCCGCTGTATCTGTCAAAAGAGCTGGGTATGGATCTCAAGCAAATCGCCATGTTCGCCTGGCTGCCATTCCTCGCCGCCGATCTCGGTAGCGTTGCCAGTGGTTATCTGACCAGGCTCTATACCCGTATTTTCGGTTGTACCCGTATCAATTCGGTCGTCGCGAGCTCCGTTACCGGCGCATTTCTGATGATTTCACTGGCGATAGTCGCCTTCACCAAAAGCCCCTATATCACCATCATTCTGATCTCCATCGGCGGCTTCGGCCATCAGATCATCTCCTGCATGTTAAGCGCGCTGGTCGTGGAGTCGTTCGATAAGGGACAAATGGCGACTGTTAACGGTATGCGCGGTTCTGCCGCATGGATCGCGAGCTTCCTGTTTTCCCTGATGATCGGGGTGACGGCCGACAAAATCGGCTTCAACCCACTGTTTATCGCCATGGGCTTCTTCGATCTGATTGGCGCCTTCTTCCTGGTTACTTTTATTGCTGAACGTCGCGCACAACGCGCCTGAGAGTGAATGTAGATATGAAAACACTGAAGAACTGGATATTACAAAAACAGTTACCCCACCACGTTGAACTGCTGGTCGACGGCCAGCATACGCTGTGTCTTTACGTGCTGGAGGAAAATCTGTTTCGTGTGCTGATAAAACGTAAAGGCGAACTGGCGCTGGACCGCACCTGGAGTATCGCTCCTGCGCAGGATGTACCGTGGGAAGGCCGCAAGCGAGAAGACCTCAGCGGCTTTACCCTGCCCGCCTGGACACTACGCAAGCAGGACGGCACGCTGATTGTCGCTACCGAATCGCTGCGCGCTACCGTCCACCAGCCGCTGTGGATTGAGTGGCAGTACCGCAATAACGAAGGCAAGTGGCAGCCACTGGTTAACGACCGCCCGACCAGCGCCTATCTGCTGAACGCCCACGGCGACGGCGTGGCCCACTATCAACACCGCCGTAAGGACGAGCGTTTTTATGGTTTGGGCGATAAAGCGGGCGACCTGCAGCGTACCGGAAAACGCTATGAGATGCGCAATCTTGACGCTATGGGTTACAACGCAGTCAGCACCGATCCGCTGTATAAACATATTCCGTTTACCATTACCCGCCGCGATGACGTTAGCTTCGGGCTATTTTATGACAACCTCAGTAGCTGCTGGCTGGATCTGGGCAACGAAATTGATAACTACCACGCCGCCTACCGTCGCTGGCAGGCGGAAGCGGGCGATATCGACTACTACCTGTTTACCGGCGAGCGTGTGCTTGACGTCACCAAAGCCTTTGTTCGCCTGACCGGGAAAACGCTGTTCGGGCCGAAGTGGAGCCTGGGCTACAGCGGTTCGACTATGCATTACACCGATGCGCCGGATGCGCAAAACCAGTTGATGAATTTTATTCGCCTGTGCGACGAACACGCCATTCCGTGTGATGCCTTCCAACTCTCTTCAGGTTATACCTCGATTAACGGCAAGCGCTACGTGTTCAACTGGAACTACGACAAGGTGCCGCAACCGAAGGTGATGAGTCAGGCATTCCACGACGCGGGGCTACATCTGGCGGCTAACATCAAACCGTGCCTGTTGCAGGATCACCCGCGCTATCACGACGTGGCGGAACAAGGGTTATTTATCCGCGACTCCGAAAACGATACGCCGGAACGCTCCAGTTTCTGGGATGATGAAGGTTCCAATCTCGACTTTACTAACCCGCAAACTGTCGCCTGGTGGCAGAACGGCGTGACCACGCAATTGCTGGAGATGGGCATCGATGCCACCTGGAACGATAACAACGAGTTTGAAGTGTGGGACGGCGAAGCGCGTTGCCACGGCTTTGGCAATGAGATAGCCATTAAACATATTCGCCCGGTGATGCCGCTGTTGATGATCCGCGCGTCGATGGAAGCGCAGCAACGCTTTGCGCCGACAAAACGCCCGTATCTGATCTCCCGTTCAGGCTGCGCCGGGATGCAGCGCTACGTACAGACATGGAGTGGCGATAACCGTACCAGTTGGGATACTCTGCGCTACAACATTCGCATGGGTTTGGGGATGAGCCTCTCCGGGCTGTATAACCTGGGCCACGATGTCGGCGGTTTCTCCGGCGATAAACCGGACCCAGAGCTGTTTGTGCGCTGGGTACAGAACGGCGTGATGCACCCGCGCTTTACCATCCATTCGTGGAACGATGACCATACGGTCAACGAACCGTGGATGTATCCGGGCGTCACGCCAGCCATTCGTAGCGCCATTGAGCTACGCTACCGTCTGTTGCCCTACTTCTACACCCTGTTATGGCTGGCGCATGCCGACGACGAGCCGATGCTGCGCCCTACTTTCCTCGACCACGAGCACGACGCGCAGACTTTTGAGGAGTGCGACGACTTCCTGCTGGGACGCGATATTCTGGTCGCAAGTGTCGTCGTACCGGGTGAACGTCAGCGCCGCCTCTGGCTGCCGGACAACCAAACCGGCTGGTATGATTTCTATACCGGCGCGTGGTTCAGCGGCGGGCAGTGGATTATCGTCGACGCGCCGCTGGAAAAACTGCCGCTGCTGGTACGCGCGGGGGCGGGACTGCCGCTGAGCGATCGTATCTCCTACGTGAACGCGGCTAAAGATACCTCGCGTGAGCTAAAACTGTTCCCGGTGAAAGGCGCAGGCGTATCGTCAGGGTTGCTGTTTGAGGATGACGGCGAGTCATGGGGGTATCAGAAAGGTCACGCGCTGTGGCTGGAATGGGAGATGGTCTGTACCGCCACGACGATTGATCTGACGATAAACGCGCGCGGCGATTATCGCCCGGCGTGGCAAACATTGCAGGTATCATTACCGGCAGGAGAAAAACGCAAGCTGCGGATAAATAATGAAGACAGGAGTGAGTGGGCACGGTAGTCAATATTGTCATCTTACCGGACCTACGCGTCAGGATACGTAGGCCCGGTAAGCGCATCAGTTTTTAGCTTTCAATCCCTTTACTACGCAAATAATCGTCGTAGTTGCCGCTGAAGTCCACTACGCGCTCCGGCGTAATTTCAATGACGCGGGTTGCCAGCGAACTGACGAACTCACGGTCGTGTGAAACAAAGATCAGCGTGCCCTGATACAGCTCCAGCGCCACATTCAGCGACTCGATCGACTCCATATCCAGGTGGTTAGTCGGTTCGTCCATGATCAGGATATTCGGCTTTTGCATCATCAATTTGCCGAACAGCATACGGCCCTTCTCGCCACCGGAAAGTACTTTCGCAGGCTTCTTAATATCATCCTGGCTAAATAGCAGGCGGCCCAGAATACTGCGCACTGCCTGCTCGTCGTCGCCTTCCTGCTTCCACTGACTCATCCATTCAAACACCGTCAGGTCATTTTCGAATTCATATTCGTGGTCCTGCGCGTAGTAACCAATACGCGCGTTTTCCGACCATTTGACGGTGCCGTGATCGGCGTCGAGATCGCCGACCAGCGTCTTCAGCAACGTAGATTTACCCACGCCATTGGTGCCGAGTACCGCCAACTTCTCGCCGACTTCGAGCAGCAAATTGACATTTTTAAACAGCGGACCGTTATCAAAACCTTTCGTCAGCGCCTCCACTTCCAGAGCGTTACGGAACAGTTTTTTATCCTGCTCAAAACGGATGAACGGGTTCTGACGGCTGGAGGCTTTCACCTCTTCCAACTTGATTTTATCAATCTGCCGCGCGCGCGACGTTGCCTGACGCGATTTAGAGGCATTGGCGCTAAAACGGCTGACGAAAGATTGCAGCTC
Proteins encoded in this window:
- the SBOV07801 gene encoding Protein of uncharacterised function (DUF1479) is translated as MTMSFTHETLPTDSKAAIRQMKQALRAQIGDVQAVFNRLSATIAARVAEINDLKAQGQPVWPMIPFSELAMGNISDATRAEVKRRGCAVIKGHFPRERALAWDQSMLDYLDKNHFDEVYKGPGDNFFGTLSASRPEIYPVYWSQAQMQARQSEEMALAQSFLNRLWQVESDGKRWFNPDISIIYPDRIRRRPPGTTSKGLGAHTDSGALERWLLPAYQQVFASVFNGNVEQYDPWNAAHRTEVEEYTVDNTTKCSVFRTFQGWTALSDMLPGQGLLHVVPIPEAMAYILLRPLLDDVPEDELCGVAPGRVLPISEQWHPLLMAALTSIPPLEAGDSVWWHCDVIHSVAPVENQQGWGNVMYIPAAPLCEKNLAYARKVKTALETGASPGDFPREDYETTWEGRFTLHDLNIHGKRALGMDI
- the cytR_1 gene encoding LacI family transcriptional regulator, producing the protein MEKKLKIAEIAARTGLSASTVSRVLAGKSNTSVHARKEVLTCARELGVMEGMAAGRLLLNNLLVFAPPRAFDERLDIFYYRVIQSISKALAPHEVRLRYCALEENDSDPALFLARMNDAETQAAILIGIDDPHIHDLAADLAKPCVLINCRDDRMRLPLIAPDHRLIGAFAARYLFEMGHREVMNVMCLRRYTMEQRLAGIKESWRQHNLDFLDERDLLSISNFSAKETEDKIGAWLDVADGRRLPTALLVGGDFMAAGAINALRLRGLRVPQDVSIMSIDAFNLAAIEDVPLTAVHVPRDELGAEAVQMLQQRLIRPDAPIGSLLLHGRLAVRESVRRVRPGKGHTVVTDEGLYDS
- the supH gene encoding hydrolase (HAD superfamily) is translated as MTVNVVVTDMDGTFLDDAKQYDRVRFMAQYQELKKRNIEFVVASGNQYYQLISFFPELKDEISFVAENGALVYEHGKQLFHGELTRHESRIVIGELLKDKPLNFVACGLKSAYVSENAPDTFVALMAKHYHRLQPVNDYHDIDDILFKFSLNLPDEQIPLVIDKLHVSLDGIMKPVTSGFGFIDLIIPGLHKANGISRLLKRWNRSPQHVVAIGDSGNDAEMLKMAHYSFAMGNAAGNIKALARYHTDDNNHQGALNVIQAVLDGTAPF
- the hpdA gene encoding pyruvate formate-lyase 3-activating enzyme, which codes for MIFNIQRYSTHDGPGIRTVVFLKGCSLGCRWCQNPESRARAQDLLYDARLCLGGCDLCAQAAPEVIERALNGLLIHREKLTDAHFSPLAHCCPTQALTVCGEIKSVDEIMATVLRDKPFYDRSGGGLTLSGGEPFMQPELAAELFKASHDAGIHTAVETCLHVPWKYIAPSLPYIDLFLADLKHVADGPFKQWTDGSASRVLANLRKLAATGKKMVIRVPLIQGFNANEEAIKAITDFAADELHVGEIHFLPYHTLGINKYHLLSQPYHAPDKPLDAPALLDFAQQYARQKGLTATLRG
- the exuT_5 gene encoding sugar transporter, which translates into the protein MSQGINNDMAANKPRRVVKNLRWWMLILFLLGVTVNYITRNSLGILAPELKSSLGITTEQYSWIVGAFQLAYTLFQPLCGWLIDVIGLKLGFMICAGLWALACLLHAGAGSWLQLAILRFFMGGAEAAATPANAKTIGEWFPKSERPIASGWAGVGFSIGAMLAPPIIYIAHASFGWQGAFMFTGVLAMLWVVLWWIFYNTPDNHPNLSQSELDYIHQDKEAPAIKLPFLAALKTVARNKRFYGIAIPAFMAEPAWAVLSFWVPLYLSKELGMDLKQIAMFAWLPFLAADLGSVASGYLTRLYTRIFGCTRINSVVASSVTGAFLMISLAIVAFTKSPYITIILISIGGFGHQIISCMLSALVVESFDKGQMATVNGMRGSAAWIASFLFSLMIGVTADKIGFNPLFIAMGFFDLIGAFFLVTFIAERRAQRA
- the ybiW gene encoding formate acetyltransferase 3, whose protein sequence is MTQLKLDTLSDRIKAHKTALVHIVKPPVCTERAQHYTEMYQQHLDKPIPVRRALALAHHLAERTIWIKHDELIVGNQASEVRAAPIFPEYTVSWIEKEIDALADRPGAGFSVSEENKRILHDVCPWWRGQTVQDRCYGMFTDEQKGLLATGIIKAEGNMTSGDAHLAVNFPLLLEKGLDGLRDKVAKRRSRINLTVLEDLHGEQFLKAIDIVLDAVSQHITRFAVLARQMAGEETRESRRKELLTIAKNCEVIAHEPPQTFWQALQLCYFIQLILQIESNGHSVSFGRMDQYLYPYYRRDVELNQTLDREHAIELLHSCWLKLLEVNKIRSGSHSKASAGSPLYQNVTIGGQNLINGQPMDAVNPLSYAILESCGRLRSTQPNLSVRYHAGMSNDFLDACVQVIRCGFGMPAFNNDEIVIPEFIRLGIEPQDAYDYAAIGCIETAVGGKWGYRCTGMSFINFARVMLAALEGGRDATSGKVFLPQEKALSAGNFNHFDEVMAAWDTQIRYYTRKSIEIEYVVDTMLEENVHDILCSALVDDCIERAKSIKQGGAKYDWVSGLQVGIANLGNSLAAVKKLVFEQGVIGQQQLAAALADDFDGLSHEQLRHHLINGAPKYGNDEDSVDTLLARAYQTYIDELKQYHNPRYGRGPVGGNYYAGTSSISANVPFGAATMATPDGRKAHTPLAEGASPASGTDHLGPTAVMGSVGKLPTGSILGGVLLNQKLNPTTLENESDKQKLMVLLRTFFEVHKGWHIQYNIVSRETLLDAKKHPDQYRDLVVRVAGYSAFFTALSPDAQDDIIARTEHML